A single genomic interval of Candidatus Thermokryptus mobilis harbors:
- a CDS encoding glycosyltransferase translates to MFDLFLILSAIFYTGEITLFLIALSKKEKKRKLPANLPSVSVVVAARNEEENIERCLRSILQVDYPSDKLEVIVADDGSTDRTPEIISKIKKEYDNLKVIRIESRINNLKGKANALAQAIAQTNGEFIFLTDADCEVPKTWIKGMLRYFDDKIGVVSGVTIIESGKIFYGMQSLDWAFLLSVAAAVGRLFKPVACIGNNMVFRKEAYIECGGYQNLKFSITEDFALFKAITKNGKWEYAFPVDLDTLVVSNPVKTWKELYYQKKRWGTGGLDTGALGIAVMLGGFVFHLLLILAPFMVERIFYLIISVVLKFLIDGTFLFRTLKKFKKASLLKYLPFFELYYIIYVVALPFAVFFGGKTVWKDRKYKGLKNLRVVEKD, encoded by the coding sequence TTGTTTGATTTGTTTTTGATCCTTTCAGCGATATTTTATACCGGGGAAATAACTTTATTTTTGATTGCGCTTTCAAAGAAAGAAAAAAAACGTAAACTCCCTGCTAATCTTCCAAGCGTCAGTGTAGTTGTAGCTGCAAGAAATGAAGAAGAAAACATTGAAAGATGCCTACGCTCAATCCTTCAAGTTGATTATCCAAGCGATAAACTTGAAGTTATAGTTGCAGATGACGGTTCAACAGATAGAACTCCTGAAATAATTTCAAAAATTAAAAAAGAATACGACAACTTAAAGGTCATACGAATTGAATCGCGAATAAACAATCTAAAAGGGAAAGCAAATGCCCTTGCACAAGCGATAGCGCAAACAAATGGTGAGTTCATATTTCTAACCGATGCTGATTGTGAAGTTCCGAAAACTTGGATAAAAGGAATGCTTAGATACTTTGACGATAAAATCGGTGTTGTTTCCGGGGTGACGATAATTGAAAGTGGTAAAATTTTTTACGGTATGCAATCGCTTGACTGGGCTTTTCTTTTAAGCGTAGCAGCAGCTGTTGGGAGATTATTTAAACCAGTAGCTTGTATCGGAAACAATATGGTTTTCAGAAAAGAGGCATACATTGAATGCGGGGGCTATCAAAATTTAAAATTTAGCATAACGGAAGATTTCGCACTTTTTAAAGCGATAACAAAAAACGGAAAATGGGAATATGCATTCCCAGTTGATTTAGACACCCTTGTTGTAAGTAATCCAGTTAAAACTTGGAAAGAACTTTATTATCAAAAGAAAAGATGGGGGACTGGTGGACTTGACACAGGAGCATTGGGGATAGCTGTGATGTTAGGCGGTTTCGTCTTTCATCTTTTGTTGATCCTGGCTCCATTTATGGTTGAAAGAATTTTTTATCTAATCATTTCAGTCGTCTTAAAATTTTTGATTGATGGCACTTTCCTCTTTAGGACACTAAAGAAATTTAAAAAGGCATCCCTTCTAAAATACCTTCCTTTCTTTGAGCTTTACTACATAATCTATGTCGTTGCTCTCCCATTTGCTGTTTTCTTTGGCGGGAAAACCGTCTGGAAAGACAGGAAATATAAAGGATTGAAAAATTTGCGAGTGGTTGAAAAGGATTAA
- a CDS encoding QcrA and Rieske domain-containing protein, producing MSEIVKQTPEQASEQKEKRKVIPRQDKPPENDTGLWKFNRRSFLTLAGWLGFFGFIFTSIIGAIRYMFPRVLYEPPTSFKAGYPDEYTVGEVSERFKDSQRVWIVREEDGFYALLAVCTHLGCTPRWLSSENKFKCPCHGSGFRKSGINFEGPAPRPLERVKITFADDGQILIDKGITYRYEKGEWGKPGSFLPYKG from the coding sequence ATGAGTGAAATTGTAAAGCAAACTCCTGAGCAAGCGAGTGAGCAGAAGGAAAAAAGGAAGGTTATCCCAAGGCAAGATAAACCACCTGAAAATGACACTGGGCTTTGGAAATTTAACAGGCGTTCGTTTTTAACACTTGCTGGCTGGCTTGGATTTTTCGGCTTTATATTCACATCTATAATTGGAGCGATAAGATATATGTTCCCGCGCGTTTTGTATGAACCGCCGACATCTTTTAAAGCGGGTTATCCGGATGAATACACGGTTGGAGAGGTGAGCGAAAGATTTAAAGATAGCCAACGCGTTTGGATTGTGCGCGAGGAGGATGGTTTCTATGCTCTTCTTGCTGTTTGCACGCATCTTGGTTGCACGCCCAGATGGCTTAGCTCTGAAAATAAATTTAAATGTCCCTGCCATGGGAGTGGATTTAGGAAATCGGGAATTAATTTTGAAGGTCCAGCACCAAGACCGCTTGAAAGGGTAAAAATTACATTTGCTGATGATGGACAGATATTGATTGATAAAGGTATCACATATAGATACGAAAAGGGAGAATGGGGAAAGCCAGGTTCTTTCTTGCCTTACAAAGGATAA
- a CDS encoding cytochrome b N-terminal domain-containing protein, giving the protein MLAQIKKKIKSSEIYKSIFRHGYEDTQRNRALMVVDNVFLHLHPVRVSRHAVNYGYTWGMGGISFLLFIILTITGVILMFYYRPAAEYAYEDMKYLMNDVPFGALIRNMHRWSAHLMVITVMLHMFRVFLTGSYKPPRQFNWVIGVILLLLTFLLSFTGYLLPWDQLAIWAVTVGTNMARATPFLGHQGPFGPELGMRPDNDVRFLLLGGTQVGPPALLRFYVLHCIFLPLVTAIFLAVHFWRVRKDGGISGPVQRKV; this is encoded by the coding sequence ATGCTTGCCCAAATAAAAAAGAAGATAAAAAGTTCGGAAATTTACAAATCAATTTTCCGTCACGGTTACGAGGATACGCAAAGGAACAGAGCTTTGATGGTTGTTGATAATGTTTTTCTTCATCTTCACCCAGTTAGAGTTTCAAGACACGCTGTAAATTATGGCTACACTTGGGGAATGGGTGGAATCTCATTCCTTTTGTTTATAATACTTACAATCACGGGCGTTATATTGATGTTTTATTATCGTCCAGCTGCTGAATATGCCTACGAAGATATGAAATATCTTATGAATGATGTTCCGTTTGGGGCTTTAATTCGTAATATGCATCGCTGGTCAGCACATCTTATGGTCATAACAGTTATGCTACACATGTTTAGAGTATTTTTAACTGGTTCATATAAGCCACCGAGACAATTTAACTGGGTGATCGGTGTGATACTTCTGCTTTTGACATTTCTTTTGAGCTTTACGGGTTATCTTTTACCTTGGGATCAGCTTGCGATTTGGGCTGTCACAGTTGGAACGAATATGGCTCGTGCAACTCCATTTTTGGGTCATCAAGGTCCTTTTGGACCTGAACTTGGGATGAGACCCGATAACGATGTTAGATTTCTCCTCCTCGGTGGGACACAGGTTGGTCCACCAGCGTTGTTAAGATTTTATGTCTTGCATTGTATCTTTTTACCGCTTGTGACGGCAATTTTCCTTGCGGTTCATTTCTGGCGCGTTAGGAAAGACGGTGGAATTTCAGGTCCAGTCCAAAGGAAAGTTTAA
- a CDS encoding acyl-CoA carboxylase subunit beta, translating to MFNKAMKNSIEYLIKLREEAKLGGGPKRIEEQHKKGKLTARERLEILLDEGSFQEIDMFVRHRAHDFGIDKSRPLGDGVVTGYGTIDGRLVFVFSQDFTVFGGSLSEAHAEKICKIMDLAMKVGAPVIGLNDSGGARIQEGVASLGGYAEIFLRNTLASGVIPQISAIMGPCAGGAVYSPAITDFIFMVKNTSYMFVTGPNVVKTVTHEDVTFEELGGAMVHATKSGVAHFVCENDVECLLHIRKLLSYLPSNNMEDPPRIETDDDPNREEPKLDSIIPDNPNKPYDMKEVILSIVDNGEFLEVHEYFAQNIICGFARLDGYSIGIVANQPSVLAGVLDIDASVKAARFVRFCDAFNIPIITFVDVPGFMPGTDQEWRGIIKHGAKLLYAYCEATVPKITVITRKAYGGAYDVMSSKHIRGDINYAWPTAEIAVMGPKGAVEIIFKKEIEKSENPDELEEKLIQEYRDKFAHPYIAAERGFIDDVIEPRKTRQMLIKALKMLENKVDSNPKKKHGNIPL from the coding sequence ATGTTCAACAAAGCAATGAAAAATAGCATAGAATATCTCATCAAACTACGAGAGGAGGCAAAGCTTGGAGGGGGTCCAAAGAGGATTGAGGAACAGCACAAAAAAGGAAAACTCACAGCCCGCGAACGCCTTGAAATTTTGCTTGACGAAGGAAGCTTCCAAGAGATAGACATGTTCGTCAGACATAGGGCACACGACTTTGGGATTGATAAAAGTAGACCACTTGGTGATGGAGTTGTAACTGGATATGGAACAATTGATGGTCGTCTTGTATTTGTGTTCAGTCAGGATTTTACGGTTTTCGGTGGTTCGCTTTCAGAGGCACATGCTGAAAAAATTTGCAAGATAATGGACCTTGCGATGAAAGTCGGTGCCCCAGTGATCGGATTGAACGATTCTGGAGGAGCGAGGATTCAAGAAGGGGTGGCGAGTTTAGGTGGATACGCTGAAATTTTTCTGCGAAATACGCTTGCCTCTGGGGTTATACCTCAAATATCAGCGATAATGGGACCTTGTGCTGGTGGCGCTGTCTATTCACCAGCGATAACCGACTTCATCTTTATGGTTAAAAACACCAGCTATATGTTCGTCACCGGACCAAATGTCGTCAAAACGGTTACACACGAAGATGTAACCTTTGAAGAACTCGGTGGCGCAATGGTGCATGCAACAAAAAGTGGGGTCGCACATTTCGTATGTGAAAATGATGTTGAATGTCTTCTACATATAAGGAAACTATTGAGTTATCTACCATCAAATAACATGGAAGACCCGCCGAGAATTGAAACTGACGATGATCCAAATCGCGAGGAACCGAAACTTGATTCTATAATTCCAGACAACCCAAATAAACCATATGATATGAAGGAAGTGATACTCTCAATTGTAGATAATGGTGAGTTTCTTGAAGTTCATGAGTATTTCGCTCAAAATATAATCTGTGGTTTTGCACGGCTTGACGGTTATTCTATCGGCATAGTTGCAAATCAACCATCTGTTCTGGCTGGTGTCCTTGACATTGATGCTTCTGTTAAAGCAGCTCGCTTTGTCAGATTTTGCGACGCTTTTAATATACCAATTATAACTTTCGTTGATGTCCCCGGCTTTATGCCCGGGACAGACCAAGAATGGCGTGGTATAATTAAACACGGAGCAAAACTATTATATGCATATTGTGAAGCAACGGTTCCAAAAATAACCGTCATAACAAGAAAAGCCTACGGTGGCGCATATGATGTTATGAGCTCAAAACACATCCGCGGAGATATAAACTACGCTTGGCCAACAGCTGAAATAGCGGTTATGGGTCCAAAAGGCGCGGTTGAAATAATTTTCAAAAAGGAAATTGAAAAATCGGAAAACCCAGATGAACTTGAAGAGAAACTAATCCAAGAATATAGGGACAAGTTCGCACATCCTTACATAGCAGCTGAAAGGGGCTTCATTGATGATGTCATAGAACCGAGAAAAACAAGACAAATGTTGATAAAAGCACTTAAAATGCTTGAAAATAAGGTTGATTCAAACCCAAAGAAAAAACACGGAAATATACCATTGTAA
- a CDS encoding cytochrome c — protein MLFGWIRKRREIPVEQRRYDKIYLVLAGVLFLATLWAVIDEVSTRRPWKEYQRKFYQLKLAKLDSLYKVALANFDSSKYSELSEELKKAKAGLESDEYKNALAEYKRLEKELAELTREFQFAKSRSDEYYYFFQKAKLENETGAVKKWWEKIQREEEIMREFNLKIEELTKRKDSAWAIVKSYRSRVDSVQHEIDKLFAEINRIKDRIQKTKESQIKIVQVILPEFERTNFGTLKSRVDRCQTCHLGWNDSLFVDAPQPFRTHSNLELLQKHNPEVFGCTPCHRGQGPALTEGYAHGDKDKHWEWPILKKEYIEAGCNDCHFNEINLKWAQKLTDGKHILIESGCYGCHGIDGYNDFPKVAPSLNNLLVKTYPGWIYRWLLNPREYLPHGRMPNFYLTPQEAEAITAYLVRIGQDSARNWDYKFKYPGGGNPTRGKELVENIGCLGCHAIGENKIVRETRGLSYDVAPELTKIGSKVNPQWLYDWLKNPRHYLPNTKMPSLRLTDQEASDIVAYLMTLRDTVNYSAIKIEVTDEKAEQGLRLIKSYGCYGCHDIKGTERETKVSVDISDFARKNIEQLDFGYKEYLPKDRLVWVSEKLRDPRGYSTERIQLKMPKFNFTDKEIEALVTLIASFKKNEVGSKYVQAFDKKRREINEGRRLTLWYNCTNCHQIEEQGGYIHPMIEDPGLRPPLLTIEGAKVQEPWLYEFLKNPTTIRPWFKLRMPTFQLTDDEITTLIKYFLGLSDQEFKVRSYEVPLDKKYVDAGRVLFDKLQCLKCHTVDSDLTASMLAPNLEIAHKRLKPEWVIDWLKDPQKIQPGTNMPTFFYEGISPIPDVLDGNADEQIRALRDYIWTLGRRTPSAVVMSR, from the coding sequence ATGCTCTTCGGCTGGATTAGGAAGCGAAGGGAAATTCCCGTTGAACAAAGAAGATATGACAAAATATATCTTGTGCTTGCGGGGGTGCTTTTCCTTGCAACGCTTTGGGCTGTGATTGATGAGGTTTCAACGAGAAGACCTTGGAAGGAATATCAAAGGAAATTTTATCAACTTAAACTTGCAAAGCTTGATTCTCTTTATAAAGTTGCACTGGCGAATTTTGATAGTTCAAAATACAGTGAATTAAGTGAAGAGCTTAAGAAAGCGAAAGCTGGGCTTGAATCCGATGAATATAAAAATGCTTTGGCTGAATATAAACGACTTGAAAAAGAACTTGCTGAATTGACCCGTGAATTTCAGTTTGCAAAGAGCAGATCTGATGAGTATTACTATTTCTTCCAGAAGGCAAAACTTGAAAACGAAACGGGCGCTGTGAAAAAATGGTGGGAGAAGATTCAGCGTGAGGAGGAAATAATGAGGGAATTCAATTTGAAAATTGAAGAACTGACAAAAAGAAAGGACAGCGCTTGGGCGATAGTAAAATCGTATAGATCAAGAGTTGATAGCGTTCAACATGAAATAGATAAGTTATTTGCTGAGATAAACAGGATAAAGGATAGGATTCAAAAGACAAAGGAATCCCAAATAAAAATTGTTCAGGTGATTTTACCTGAGTTTGAAAGGACGAATTTCGGAACTTTGAAATCTCGGGTTGATAGATGCCAGACCTGTCACTTGGGTTGGAACGATTCGCTTTTTGTTGATGCGCCTCAACCGTTCAGGACACATTCAAATTTGGAACTTCTCCAAAAGCATAACCCTGAAGTTTTTGGTTGCACCCCTTGTCATCGCGGTCAAGGACCAGCTTTAACGGAGGGGTATGCTCACGGTGATAAAGATAAACATTGGGAATGGCCTATCTTGAAGAAAGAATATATTGAAGCTGGTTGCAATGATTGTCACTTTAACGAGATAAATTTGAAATGGGCTCAGAAGTTAACAGATGGAAAGCATATTTTAATTGAGTCGGGTTGTTATGGTTGTCATGGGATTGATGGGTATAACGATTTCCCAAAGGTCGCGCCAAGTTTGAATAATCTTCTCGTTAAAACATATCCGGGCTGGATTTATCGTTGGCTTCTTAATCCTCGGGAGTATCTTCCGCACGGAAGGATGCCCAATTTTTATCTCACGCCTCAAGAAGCTGAGGCCATAACAGCATATCTCGTAAGAATTGGACAAGATTCAGCGAGGAATTGGGATTATAAATTTAAATATCCTGGTGGTGGAAACCCAACGCGTGGGAAAGAACTCGTTGAAAACATAGGGTGTCTTGGTTGCCATGCGATTGGGGAGAATAAAATTGTTCGCGAAACTCGTGGTTTAAGTTATGATGTTGCACCTGAATTGACCAAAATAGGGAGCAAAGTTAATCCACAATGGTTGTATGACTGGTTGAAAAATCCAAGGCATTATCTGCCAAATACAAAGATGCCAAGCTTGAGGTTGACAGATCAAGAGGCAAGCGATATAGTTGCTTATCTTATGACCTTGAGAGATACTGTTAATTATTCCGCGATTAAAATTGAGGTCACGGATGAAAAAGCGGAACAGGGCTTAAGATTGATAAAAAGTTATGGTTGTTATGGTTGTCACGATATAAAGGGGACGGAAAGAGAGACGAAAGTAAGTGTTGATATTTCTGATTTTGCTCGCAAGAACATTGAACAGCTTGACTTTGGTTATAAAGAATACTTGCCGAAGGACCGTCTCGTTTGGGTTTCGGAAAAGTTGCGTGACCCACGCGGTTATTCAACTGAAAGAATTCAGCTTAAGATGCCGAAGTTTAACTTCACTGATAAAGAAATTGAAGCGCTTGTGACTTTGATAGCGAGTTTTAAGAAAAATGAAGTCGGCTCAAAGTATGTTCAAGCGTTTGATAAGAAAAGAAGAGAAATTAATGAGGGGCGTAGATTAACGCTCTGGTATAACTGCACAAATTGTCATCAAATTGAAGAACAGGGTGGGTATATTCATCCTATGATTGAGGACCCAGGGTTAAGACCACCTTTGCTTACAATTGAAGGTGCGAAAGTTCAAGAGCCGTGGCTTTATGAGTTTCTAAAAAATCCGACGACGATAAGACCGTGGTTCAAACTTAGAATGCCGACATTTCAATTGACGGATGATGAAATCACCACGTTGATAAAATACTTCCTCGGATTGAGCGATCAGGAATTTAAAGTTAGAAGTTATGAAGTTCCGCTTGATAAAAAATATGTTGACGCTGGGCGGGTCTTATTTGATAAGTTGCAGTGTTTGAAATGCCACACAGTTGATAGTGATTTAACTGCTTCAATGTTAGCTCCAAATCTTGAGATTGCGCATAAAAGATTAAAACCGGAATGGGTCATTGATTGGCTCAAAGACCCACAAAAGATTCAGCCTGGGACGAACATGCCAACTTTCTTTTATGAGGGGATAAGTCCAATACCCGATGTGCTTGATGGGAATGCAGATGAGCAAATTAGAGCATTGAGGGATTATATCTGGACACTTGGCAGACGAACCCCTTCAGCGGTTGTAATGTCAAGATAG
- the atpC gene encoding ATP synthase F1 subunit epsilon, whose translation MQDKLIQLEILTSEKVVYKGKVKSVTLPGVMGSFQVLYNHAPLVSLLEIGEVKIVDENGNKIYFVVSDGFAEVRNNVVTVLVDSAEEYEKANADKIVREKRKKLISGFVATDVRDRTYF comes from the coding sequence ATGCAAGATAAATTAATTCAACTTGAAATTTTAACGTCGGAGAAAGTCGTTTATAAGGGTAAGGTTAAAAGCGTTACCTTGCCCGGGGTTATGGGAAGTTTTCAGGTTTTATATAATCACGCACCGCTTGTGAGCTTGCTTGAAATTGGAGAAGTTAAAATTGTTGATGAAAACGGAAATAAAATTTATTTCGTTGTTTCGGATGGTTTCGCCGAGGTGAGAAATAATGTCGTCACAGTTTTAGTTGATTCGGCTGAAGAATACGAAAAGGCAAATGCAGATAAAATTGTACGAGAAAAGAGGAAAAAGTTAATATCTGGATTCGTTGCTACCGATGTTCGGGATAGAACTTATTTTTAA
- a CDS encoding cytochrome C: MHNLLKILGNPDNFPIIILLFTVYGFFIYAMRKAKRNDERGIPYEADETDKVQVWPYLVRVEFIAAIAVMTFVLVWSIAFDAPLEEPANPTLTPNPSKAPWYFLGLQEMLVYFDPWIAGVLLPTLIIIGLMAIPYIDINPKGNGYYTFKERKWAIIIFSFGFLVLWVLLIFVGTFLRGPGWNFFWPWEEWDPHKVVAITNVDLTELFGIPTYNPDGTLNPIASIIGGVVVIGYYAILMPLGWIYLKKKMPDFAEKFGLTRYIITSYLLLTMIALPIKMILRWTLNVKYVWVTPWFNV, from the coding sequence ATGCACAATCTTCTCAAAATACTTGGGAATCCGGATAACTTTCCGATAATAATCCTTCTTTTTACAGTTTATGGCTTTTTCATCTATGCTATGAGAAAAGCTAAAAGAAATGATGAGCGGGGTATACCTTATGAAGCGGATGAAACAGACAAAGTTCAGGTTTGGCCTTACCTTGTTCGTGTTGAGTTTATAGCTGCAATTGCAGTTATGACTTTTGTCCTTGTTTGGTCAATTGCTTTTGATGCACCACTTGAAGAACCAGCAAATCCAACACTTACACCGAACCCATCAAAAGCCCCATGGTATTTTCTTGGACTTCAAGAAATGCTTGTATATTTTGACCCGTGGATTGCTGGTGTTTTGCTTCCAACTTTAATTATAATCGGCTTGATGGCAATACCATACATTGATATAAATCCTAAAGGGAATGGATACTACACTTTTAAGGAAAGGAAATGGGCGATAATCATTTTCTCGTTTGGTTTTCTTGTGCTTTGGGTTTTGCTCATTTTTGTCGGAACATTTTTAAGAGGTCCGGGTTGGAATTTCTTCTGGCCTTGGGAGGAATGGGACCCACATAAAGTTGTAGCAATCACGAATGTTGATTTAACGGAACTCTTCGGGATCCCAACTTATAACCCGGATGGAACACTTAATCCAATAGCGTCAATCATTGGTGGTGTTGTCGTCATAGGTTATTACGCTATTTTAATGCCACTTGGTTGGATATACTTGAAGAAAAAAATGCCTGACTTTGCTGAAAAATTTGGGTTGACAAGGTATATAATAACCTCTTATTTGTTGCTGACGATGATAGCTTTGCCGATAAAGATGATTTTGAGATGGACTTTGAATGTCAAGTATGTCTGGGTCACACCTTGGTTCAATGTTTAG
- the bcp gene encoding thioredoxin-dependent thiol peroxidase, which yields MKIAILIFVPSFIFLLFSVKGGKLKVGDIAPDFTLEDAFGNKYTLSNYRGKSPVVIYFYPKANTPGCSKQACGIRDEWSKFEQLGVPVFGVSVDSKKSLKKFIDKYSLNFPLLSDESKKVCKDYGVLNLLGFANRVTFIVDKEGKIAHIIDKVDVETHAKEVLDLVKTLLN from the coding sequence ATGAAAATAGCGATTTTAATTTTCGTTCCTTCTTTTATCTTTTTATTGTTTTCCGTAAAGGGTGGCAAATTGAAAGTCGGTGATATAGCGCCTGATTTCACTTTGGAAGATGCGTTTGGGAATAAATACACCCTTTCAAACTATCGCGGGAAATCCCCAGTTGTGATTTACTTTTATCCCAAAGCGAATACCCCAGGATGTAGTAAACAAGCTTGTGGAATTCGCGATGAATGGTCAAAGTTTGAGCAGCTCGGTGTTCCAGTTTTTGGGGTAAGTGTGGATTCAAAGAAATCGCTAAAGAAGTTCATTGACAAGTACTCGTTGAATTTCCCATTGCTTTCGGATGAAAGCAAAAAGGTGTGTAAAGATTATGGTGTGTTGAACCTGCTTGGTTTTGCTAATAGGGTTACCTTTATAGTTGACAAAGAAGGTAAGATAGCTCATATCATTGATAAAGTGGATGTTGAAACGCACGCTAAGGAAGTTTTAGATTTGGTGAAAACATTGTTAAACTAA
- a CDS encoding RrF2 family transcriptional regulator, with translation MLDISKSLGYAIHALIYIGTRDRGKLVRASEVAKECGLSVSYMMKILQALRRAGILESTIGVKGGYVLARPLKEITLYDLLIAIEPTKKEICYLSTAIGCRFREACIVRNLFGDVNDKVKGYLQSVNLQSVVDSIGDKICVFFPHGI, from the coding sequence ATGTTAGATATATCAAAATCTCTGGGGTATGCGATCCATGCGCTAATATATATTGGAACAAGAGATAGAGGCAAGCTCGTAAGAGCCTCTGAAGTTGCGAAAGAATGTGGGTTGTCTGTCAGTTATATGATGAAAATCCTTCAAGCATTGCGTCGGGCTGGAATTTTGGAAAGCACAATTGGTGTCAAAGGAGGTTATGTCCTTGCGCGACCTTTAAAAGAGATAACGCTTTATGATCTTCTAATTGCAATTGAACCGACAAAAAAAGAGATTTGTTATCTTTCCACCGCTATAGGTTGCAGATTTAGAGAAGCGTGCATTGTCAGAAATTTATTTGGAGATGTGAATGATAAAGTAAAGGGTTATCTTCAATCGGTGAATTTGCAAAGCGTTGTTGATTCAATTGGGGATAAAATTTGTGTTTTTTTCCCACATGGGATATAA
- a CDS encoding 4Fe-4S binding protein: MSQVQINETTKPIRKKKVKLIAVVNPTGCTGCEVCIEFCPVDCIYKVKGPEFIDSFNGVKSTTLGILRESVEKGINPFSNINGIVIVDEDICIGCKLCAKYCPWETIDMVSVDSG, from the coding sequence ATGTCACAGGTCCAGATAAATGAAACTACAAAACCAATAAGAAAGAAAAAGGTCAAACTTATCGCTGTAGTTAATCCAACAGGATGCACGGGTTGCGAGGTCTGCATTGAATTTTGCCCCGTTGATTGTATATATAAAGTTAAAGGTCCAGAATTTATTGACTCATTTAACGGTGTGAAATCAACGACGCTTGGGATTTTGCGCGAAAGTGTTGAGAAGGGAATAAATCCTTTTTCAAATATCAATGGAATTGTCATCGTTGATGAAGATATCTGCATTGGTTGTAAGCTTTGTGCGAAGTATTGCCCGTGGGAGACAATTGATATGGTTTCGGTTGACTCTGGTTAA
- the atpD gene encoding F0F1 ATP synthase subunit beta, with the protein MREGKIVQIIGPVIDIEFEDGYLPAIFNAIKIPRVNIEGKEEILWAEVQQHLGENRVRAVALDSTDGLVRGMKAYDTEGPIKVPVGPQVLGRLLNVVGEPIDGLGPIQAEKYYPIHREPPEFTELSTKREILETGIKVIDLLEPYPKGGKVGLFGGAGVGKTVLIMEMIHNIAVYHKGYSVFGGVGERTREGNELWLEMKHSGVLKNAVLVFGQMNEPPGARLRVGLSALSIAEYFRDEEGRDVLLFIDNIFRFTQAGSEVSALLGRMPSAVGYQPTLATEMGELQERIVSTKRGSITSVQAIYVPADDLTDPAPATTFSHLDATTVLSRQIAELGIYPAVDPLDSTSRLLDPKVVGEEHYYVAKKVKEILQTYKDLQDIINILGIDELSEEDKLIVARARKIQRFLSQPFFVAEAFTGTEGRYVKLSDTIAGFKAIIEGECDELPEMAFYMVGTIDEAFDKAKKMKID; encoded by the coding sequence ATGCGCGAGGGAAAAATTGTCCAAATAATAGGTCCTGTCATTGATATTGAATTTGAAGATGGATATTTACCTGCGATTTTCAATGCGATAAAAATTCCACGTGTCAACATTGAAGGCAAGGAGGAAATCCTCTGGGCTGAGGTTCAACAACATCTTGGTGAAAATAGGGTGAGAGCTGTAGCGCTTGATTCAACTGATGGGCTTGTGCGAGGGATGAAAGCATACGACACAGAAGGTCCAATTAAAGTTCCGGTTGGTCCCCAAGTTTTGGGACGGCTTTTAAATGTGGTTGGTGAACCAATTGACGGACTTGGTCCAATTCAAGCTGAGAAGTATTATCCAATTCATCGTGAACCACCGGAGTTTACAGAGTTGAGCACGAAAAGGGAAATACTTGAAACTGGGATTAAAGTTATTGATTTACTTGAACCATATCCAAAAGGTGGAAAAGTTGGGCTTTTCGGCGGAGCTGGCGTTGGGAAGACGGTTTTGATAATGGAGATGATTCACAACATAGCAGTTTATCATAAGGGGTATTCCGTTTTCGGGGGCGTTGGTGAGAGGACAAGGGAAGGTAATGAGCTTTGGCTTGAGATGAAACATTCGGGGGTTTTAAAAAATGCGGTTCTAGTTTTCGGTCAGATGAATGAACCACCCGGGGCTAGGTTAAGAGTTGGACTTTCCGCTTTGTCAATAGCAGAGTATTTCAGAGATGAAGAGGGCAGAGATGTTCTGTTGTTCATAGATAATATCTTCAGATTTACACAGGCGGGTTCTGAGGTTTCAGCTTTGCTTGGCAGAATGCCATCGGCAGTGGGTTATCAACCGACGCTTGCAACTGAGATGGGAGAGCTTCAAGAGAGGATTGTTTCAACGAAGCGTGGTTCAATTACATCTGTTCAAGCGATCTATGTTCCTGCTGATGACTTAACAGACCCGGCCCCAGCCACAACATTCAGTCACCTTGACGCAACAACAGTTCTTTCAAGACAAATAGCTGAGCTTGGAATTTATCCAGCTGTTGACCCGCTTGATTCAACTTCCCGACTTCTTGACCCGAAAGTAGTGGGAGAGGAACATTATTATGTCGCGAAAAAAGTCAAGGAAATTTTGCAAACATATAAAGACCTTCAAGACATAATCAACATACTCGGAATAGATGAACTTTCTGAGGAGGATAAATTAATAGTTGCAAGGGCGAGGAAAATTCAGCGTTTCCTCTCGCAACCGTTCTTCGTTGCCGAGGCATTTACAGGAACTGAAGGTAGATATGTCAAACTTAGCGATACAATAGCTGGCTTTAAAGCGATAATTGAAGGTGAATGCGATGAACTTCCAGAAATGGCGTTCTATATGGTTGGAACAATTGATGAGGCGTTTGACAAAGCAAAGAAAATGAAAATTGATTGA